A window of Calonectris borealis chromosome 3, bCalBor7.hap1.2, whole genome shotgun sequence contains these coding sequences:
- the AGT gene encoding angiotensinogen isoform X2, with the protein MPPQTRRKGPPLGKGISPPATTPHRSRGKRCREEPARGETASEGWHTPGRRRTRWKQFFDMNLTADLLCLLACLTAVTCDRVYVHPFNLFSFNKSTCEELESLVQEGKKTFVPVSIESQTTPAYENDLNDKDQLEAPSLSGSGRQKLSYLKDFVYVLGTRFYSELREARRGQNVLLSPTSLYGSLTSFYLGASNQTAADLQGLLGFVPRSGDPNCTSRVDGHQVLSSLRTIENLIKSRDEELLFSKTLCLFSAPGIPLSQLFVQDLLPSADALYARAVDFTNPSEAAKQINTFVEAKSKGQSKCLLTDINPSADLLFAVDVRLAVNVKQASQLKEPQEFWVDSNTKVLVPMLSVTGTFKYKTDASGTFSVVEVPLSKTALLVLLQPINGSDLEHAESELPLQSSAWLQQLSPREIKLTLPELTIEGSSDLQELLADMELPALLGKGADLSGISDATLTVGKVVNKAFFKLTSDGTDQPEDPAAQKEDLVFLEVTMNKPFLLAVFEEKSRAMLFLGRVTNPLHGV; encoded by the exons ATGCCACCGCAGACACGTAGAAAGGGCCCCCCCCTTGGAAAGGGCATAAGTCCACCAGCAACCACGCCGCATCGCTCCAGGGGGAAGAGGTGTCGCGAGGAGCCTGCCCGAGGGGAGACGGCGTCGGAGGGGTGGCACACACCAGGACGGAGGCGA acACGGTGGAAGCAATTTTTCGACATGAACCTGACAGCAGATCTTCTCTGTTTGTTGGCGTGCCTCACCGCAGTGACTTGTGACCGGGTCTATGTCCACCctttcaatttgttttctttcaacaaGAGTACCTGTGAGGAGCTGGAAAGCCTGGTCcaggagggaaagaaaacttTTGTCCCCGTCTCAATCGAGTCTCAAACCACACCTGCCTATGAAAATGACCTGAACGACAAGGACCAGCTGGAAGCCCCAAGCCTGAGTGGCAGCGGGAGGCAGAAGCTGAGCTACCTGAAGGACTTTGTGTACGTCCTGGGCACGCGGTTTTACAGTGAGCTGCGGGAAGCACGGCGGGGCCAAAACGTGCTCCTGTCCCCAACTAGTCTTTACGGCTCCTTGACGTCTTTCTACCTGGGTGCCTCAAACCAGACGGCAGCCGATTTGCAGGGTTTGCTGGGATTTGTTCCCCGCTCTGGAGACCCTAACTGCACCTCCAGGGTGGATGGACACCAAGTCCTTTCCAGCCTGAGGACAATCGAAAACCTCATCAAGAGCAGGGACGAAGAGCTGCTCTTCTCCAAGACGCTCTGCCTGTTCTCTGCCCCCGGCATACCTCTATCCCAACTGTTCGTGCAGGACTTGCTCCCCTCCGCTGATGCTCTCTATGCCCGAGCTGTTGACTTTACAAACCCAAGCGAGGCAGCAAAGCAAATAAACACCTTCGTAGAGGCCAAAAGCAAGGGCCAAAGCAAGTGCTTACTGACAGACATCAATCCGTCCGCCGACCTGCTGTTTGCAGTGGACGTCCGCTTGGCAG TGAACGTTAAGCAAGCCTCCCAGCTCAAAGAGCCTCAGGAGTTCTGGGTGGATTCGAACACGAAGGTCTTGGTCCCTATGTTGTCCGTCACAGGGACATTCAAGTACAAAACTGATGCCAGCGGGACTTTTTCTGTGGTGGAAGTCCCCCTCAGCAAGACcgcgctgctggtgctgctgcagcccatcAATGGCAGCGACCTGGAGCATGCGGAGTCCGAGCTGCCATTGCAGTCCTCGGCCTGGCTTCAGCAGCTGTCCCCAAG agaaattaaattaacgCTGCCGGAGTTAACAATAGAAGGCAGCTCCGATCTACAGGAGCTTCTTGCAGATATGGAGCTGCCTgcgctgctggggaagggggcagatCTCAGTGGAATAAGCGACGCCACTCTAACAGTTGGCAAG GTAGTAAATAAAGCCTTTTTCAAACTGACCAGTGATGGAACAGATCAGCCAGAAGACCCCGCAGCACAGAAGGAAGATTTGGTGTTCCTGGAAGTAACAATGAACAAGCCGTTCCTTTTAGCTGTTTTTGAAGAGAAGTCAAGGGCAATGCTTTTCCTTGGCAGAGTAACAAACCCACTGCACGGGGTTTAA
- the AGT gene encoding angiotensinogen isoform X1, translated as MPPQTRRKGPPLGKGISPPATTPHRSRGKRCREEPARGETASEGWHTPGRRRQTRWKQFFDMNLTADLLCLLACLTAVTCDRVYVHPFNLFSFNKSTCEELESLVQEGKKTFVPVSIESQTTPAYENDLNDKDQLEAPSLSGSGRQKLSYLKDFVYVLGTRFYSELREARRGQNVLLSPTSLYGSLTSFYLGASNQTAADLQGLLGFVPRSGDPNCTSRVDGHQVLSSLRTIENLIKSRDEELLFSKTLCLFSAPGIPLSQLFVQDLLPSADALYARAVDFTNPSEAAKQINTFVEAKSKGQSKCLLTDINPSADLLFAVDVRLAVNVKQASQLKEPQEFWVDSNTKVLVPMLSVTGTFKYKTDASGTFSVVEVPLSKTALLVLLQPINGSDLEHAESELPLQSSAWLQQLSPREIKLTLPELTIEGSSDLQELLADMELPALLGKGADLSGISDATLTVGKVVNKAFFKLTSDGTDQPEDPAAQKEDLVFLEVTMNKPFLLAVFEEKSRAMLFLGRVTNPLHGV; from the exons ATGCCACCGCAGACACGTAGAAAGGGCCCCCCCCTTGGAAAGGGCATAAGTCCACCAGCAACCACGCCGCATCGCTCCAGGGGGAAGAGGTGTCGCGAGGAGCCTGCCCGAGGGGAGACGGCGTCGGAGGGGTGGCACACACCAGGACGGAGGCGA cagacACGGTGGAAGCAATTTTTCGACATGAACCTGACAGCAGATCTTCTCTGTTTGTTGGCGTGCCTCACCGCAGTGACTTGTGACCGGGTCTATGTCCACCctttcaatttgttttctttcaacaaGAGTACCTGTGAGGAGCTGGAAAGCCTGGTCcaggagggaaagaaaacttTTGTCCCCGTCTCAATCGAGTCTCAAACCACACCTGCCTATGAAAATGACCTGAACGACAAGGACCAGCTGGAAGCCCCAAGCCTGAGTGGCAGCGGGAGGCAGAAGCTGAGCTACCTGAAGGACTTTGTGTACGTCCTGGGCACGCGGTTTTACAGTGAGCTGCGGGAAGCACGGCGGGGCCAAAACGTGCTCCTGTCCCCAACTAGTCTTTACGGCTCCTTGACGTCTTTCTACCTGGGTGCCTCAAACCAGACGGCAGCCGATTTGCAGGGTTTGCTGGGATTTGTTCCCCGCTCTGGAGACCCTAACTGCACCTCCAGGGTGGATGGACACCAAGTCCTTTCCAGCCTGAGGACAATCGAAAACCTCATCAAGAGCAGGGACGAAGAGCTGCTCTTCTCCAAGACGCTCTGCCTGTTCTCTGCCCCCGGCATACCTCTATCCCAACTGTTCGTGCAGGACTTGCTCCCCTCCGCTGATGCTCTCTATGCCCGAGCTGTTGACTTTACAAACCCAAGCGAGGCAGCAAAGCAAATAAACACCTTCGTAGAGGCCAAAAGCAAGGGCCAAAGCAAGTGCTTACTGACAGACATCAATCCGTCCGCCGACCTGCTGTTTGCAGTGGACGTCCGCTTGGCAG TGAACGTTAAGCAAGCCTCCCAGCTCAAAGAGCCTCAGGAGTTCTGGGTGGATTCGAACACGAAGGTCTTGGTCCCTATGTTGTCCGTCACAGGGACATTCAAGTACAAAACTGATGCCAGCGGGACTTTTTCTGTGGTGGAAGTCCCCCTCAGCAAGACcgcgctgctggtgctgctgcagcccatcAATGGCAGCGACCTGGAGCATGCGGAGTCCGAGCTGCCATTGCAGTCCTCGGCCTGGCTTCAGCAGCTGTCCCCAAG agaaattaaattaacgCTGCCGGAGTTAACAATAGAAGGCAGCTCCGATCTACAGGAGCTTCTTGCAGATATGGAGCTGCCTgcgctgctggggaagggggcagatCTCAGTGGAATAAGCGACGCCACTCTAACAGTTGGCAAG GTAGTAAATAAAGCCTTTTTCAAACTGACCAGTGATGGAACAGATCAGCCAGAAGACCCCGCAGCACAGAAGGAAGATTTGGTGTTCCTGGAAGTAACAATGAACAAGCCGTTCCTTTTAGCTGTTTTTGAAGAGAAGTCAAGGGCAATGCTTTTCCTTGGCAGAGTAACAAACCCACTGCACGGGGTTTAA
- the AGT gene encoding angiotensinogen isoform X3 → MNLTADLLCLLACLTAVTCDRVYVHPFNLFSFNKSTCEELESLVQEGKKTFVPVSIESQTTPAYENDLNDKDQLEAPSLSGSGRQKLSYLKDFVYVLGTRFYSELREARRGQNVLLSPTSLYGSLTSFYLGASNQTAADLQGLLGFVPRSGDPNCTSRVDGHQVLSSLRTIENLIKSRDEELLFSKTLCLFSAPGIPLSQLFVQDLLPSADALYARAVDFTNPSEAAKQINTFVEAKSKGQSKCLLTDINPSADLLFAVDVRLAVNVKQASQLKEPQEFWVDSNTKVLVPMLSVTGTFKYKTDASGTFSVVEVPLSKTALLVLLQPINGSDLEHAESELPLQSSAWLQQLSPREIKLTLPELTIEGSSDLQELLADMELPALLGKGADLSGISDATLTVGKVVNKAFFKLTSDGTDQPEDPAAQKEDLVFLEVTMNKPFLLAVFEEKSRAMLFLGRVTNPLHGV, encoded by the exons ATGAACCTGACAGCAGATCTTCTCTGTTTGTTGGCGTGCCTCACCGCAGTGACTTGTGACCGGGTCTATGTCCACCctttcaatttgttttctttcaacaaGAGTACCTGTGAGGAGCTGGAAAGCCTGGTCcaggagggaaagaaaacttTTGTCCCCGTCTCAATCGAGTCTCAAACCACACCTGCCTATGAAAATGACCTGAACGACAAGGACCAGCTGGAAGCCCCAAGCCTGAGTGGCAGCGGGAGGCAGAAGCTGAGCTACCTGAAGGACTTTGTGTACGTCCTGGGCACGCGGTTTTACAGTGAGCTGCGGGAAGCACGGCGGGGCCAAAACGTGCTCCTGTCCCCAACTAGTCTTTACGGCTCCTTGACGTCTTTCTACCTGGGTGCCTCAAACCAGACGGCAGCCGATTTGCAGGGTTTGCTGGGATTTGTTCCCCGCTCTGGAGACCCTAACTGCACCTCCAGGGTGGATGGACACCAAGTCCTTTCCAGCCTGAGGACAATCGAAAACCTCATCAAGAGCAGGGACGAAGAGCTGCTCTTCTCCAAGACGCTCTGCCTGTTCTCTGCCCCCGGCATACCTCTATCCCAACTGTTCGTGCAGGACTTGCTCCCCTCCGCTGATGCTCTCTATGCCCGAGCTGTTGACTTTACAAACCCAAGCGAGGCAGCAAAGCAAATAAACACCTTCGTAGAGGCCAAAAGCAAGGGCCAAAGCAAGTGCTTACTGACAGACATCAATCCGTCCGCCGACCTGCTGTTTGCAGTGGACGTCCGCTTGGCAG TGAACGTTAAGCAAGCCTCCCAGCTCAAAGAGCCTCAGGAGTTCTGGGTGGATTCGAACACGAAGGTCTTGGTCCCTATGTTGTCCGTCACAGGGACATTCAAGTACAAAACTGATGCCAGCGGGACTTTTTCTGTGGTGGAAGTCCCCCTCAGCAAGACcgcgctgctggtgctgctgcagcccatcAATGGCAGCGACCTGGAGCATGCGGAGTCCGAGCTGCCATTGCAGTCCTCGGCCTGGCTTCAGCAGCTGTCCCCAAG agaaattaaattaacgCTGCCGGAGTTAACAATAGAAGGCAGCTCCGATCTACAGGAGCTTCTTGCAGATATGGAGCTGCCTgcgctgctggggaagggggcagatCTCAGTGGAATAAGCGACGCCACTCTAACAGTTGGCAAG GTAGTAAATAAAGCCTTTTTCAAACTGACCAGTGATGGAACAGATCAGCCAGAAGACCCCGCAGCACAGAAGGAAGATTTGGTGTTCCTGGAAGTAACAATGAACAAGCCGTTCCTTTTAGCTGTTTTTGAAGAGAAGTCAAGGGCAATGCTTTTCCTTGGCAGAGTAACAAACCCACTGCACGGGGTTTAA